CGGGGCCGGCGACACGCTGCTGCTGTACTTCACCTCGGGCACCACCGCCCAGCCCAAGCTGGTCGAGCACACCCACGTGTCCTATCCGGTGGGCCACCTCTCCACCATGTACTGGATCGGCCTGCGTCCCGGCGACGTGCACCTGAACATCTCGTCCCCCGGCTGGGCCAAGCACGCCTGGAGCAACGTGTTCGCCCCGTGGAACGCGCAGGCCTGCGTGTTCATCGTCAACTACACCCGGTTCGACGCGAGCCGGCTGATGGCCGAGATGCAGCGCTGCGGGGTGACCAGCTTCTGCGCGCCGCCGACCGTGTGGCGGATGCTGATCCAGGCCGACCTGACCGAGCTGAAGACGCCGCCACGGATCGCGGTCGGCGCCGGTGAGCCGCTCAACCCGGAGGTGATCGAGCAGGTCGCGGCGAAGTGGGGGGTGACCATCCGGGACGGGTTCGGGCAGACCGAGACGTCGGTGCAGATCGCCAACACCCCCGGGCAGCCGGTCAAGGCGGGCTCGATGGGCCGGCCGGTGCCCGGCTTCCGGATCGCGCTGCTCGACCCGGTCACCGGGGCCGAGGCGGACGAGGGGGAGATCTGCGTGGCGATGGACCCGCGGCCGGTCGGGCTGATGGTCGGTTACCACGGCGACCCGGAGCTGACCGCCGAGCGGATGGCCGACGGGTATTACCACACCGGGGACGTGGCGGCCCGGGACACGAACGGGTACATCACCTACGTGGGGCGCACCGACGACGTGTTCAAGGCGTCCGACTACCGGATCTCGCCGTTCGAGCTGGAGAGCGTGCTGATCGAGCACGAGGCGGTGGTGGAGGCCGCGGTGGTGCCGTCGCCCGACCCGGTGCGGCTCGCGGTGCCGAAGGCGTACGTGCTGCTGGCGGAGGGGTGGGCGGCGGACGAGACGACCGCGGCGGCGATCTTCGAGCACGCCCGTGCGCACATGCCGCCGTACGCCCGGATCCGCCGCCTGGAATTCGCCGAGCTGCCCAAGACGATCTCCGGGAAGATCCGGCGGGTCGAGCTGCGCGCCGCCGAACAGGACAAACACGCCGACCCGGACGCCACTGTGCCGGGCGAGTTCAGCGGCTGAGCCCACCGGCTATCTTTGCCCGATGCCGCGACGCCGACTGTTGTACCTGCTCGCCGTCGTCGCGATGATGGCCCAGATGGCGTTCGCCATGGTGACCACGGCGACGCAGCAGACCCCGACCATCGACGAGCCGGTGTACGTGGCGACCGCCGAGGTCTACACGCAGCAGCACAGCCTGCGGTACAACCCGGAGCATCCGCCGCTCGGCAAGCTGATCCTGGCGACCGGGCTGGCGTTCGGCGACGTGCACCGGCTGGACCCGGCGTACCCGGGTAGTCAGACGGCGCTCGGGCGGCACCTGCTCTACGAGAGCGGGAACAACCCGGGCCGGCTGATGCTGGCCGCCCGGCTGCCGGTCATCCTGCTCACGCTGCTGTTCGGGCTGGTGGTGCTGGCGTTCGCGCGGGATCTGGCCGGGCCGGTGGGCGGGCTGATCGCGCTCGGACTCTACGCGTTCTCGCCGGACGTGATCGCGCACGGGTCGCTGGCCACCCTGGACGTGCCGGCGGCCGGACTGCTGCTGACCGCGTTCTGGCTGGCCTGGCGGGGGCGGGAGCGGCCGTACGCCTACCTGCCGCCGGCCGGGCTGGCGCTCGGTGCGGCGCTGGCCACCCGGGCGAGCGCGCTCCCGGCCGTACCGTTGCTGGTCCTGCTCGCCGGTTTCTCGATGTGGCACGCGCAGCGCGCCGTCGAGATCCGGCGGCGGACGCTGATCAGCCTGGGCACGGTCGTCGCGACCGGGCTGATCGCGGTCGCGGTGGTCTGGGTGGTCTACCTGATCGCCGACCCGCACCTGCGCTGGACCACCCCGCCACGACTGCCGCACCCGGGCGGCCTCAAGGGCCTGGCGGTCGACTGGCTGCCGTTCCCGCAGGCCTACCGGGACGGGCTGCTGATGCAGTTCAGGTTCGAGCGGCAGACCTTCAACGGCTTCCTGCTCGGCGAGGCCTACAAGGGCAACCTCTGGTACTACCTGCCGGTGGCACTGCTGATCAAGACGCCGCTGGGGATGCTGGCGCTCTGGGCGGCCGGCGTGCTGACCATGCTGCTGCTCCCCCGGCTGCGGGTCGCCTCGCTCTACGTGCTCCCCGTCTCCGCGGTGTTGCTGCTGGTCGCGATGACCGGCGCCCGCGATTACGGCACCCGGTACGTGATCTTCCTGCCGATGTTCCTGGCGGTCGCGGCCGGCACCGTCGCGCTCGTCCGGTTCCGCTGGGCCCGGGTGGCCGCGGTGGTCCTGGTGGTGGCCACGGCCGTCAGCTCGGTACGGACCTTCCCGTATTACCTGCCGTACTCCAACGAGGCGTTCGGCGGGACCGAAAACACCCACCACAACCTGCACGACTCGAACGTCGACTGGGGGCAGGACCTGGCCCGGCTGTCGCAGAAGCTGAAGACCGACTACGCCGGGCAGCGGATCTGGCTGATCTACAAGGGCAGCGGCGTGCCGGCCTACTACGGCATCACCGCGGAGAACCCGTACTCGGTGCCGTTCGACCAGGTGCACGGCATTCTGGTGGTTTCCGACTCCCGGGTCGCCCTGGCCTCACCGAAGTTGAAACAGCTTCTCGACACCAGCACCCCAATCGACCAAGTCGGATATTCCATGACGATTTACAAGCGATAAAAATCGGGTCTGGTGGTTACCGGCCGGTAATGCTTAGGTGATGCGATGACGGATTACGACATCGTGATCGTGGGCAGCGGCTTCGGCGGCAGCGTCAGCGCACTGCGACTGTCCGAGAAGGGCTACCGGGTCGGTGTGCTCGAGGCCGGTCGCCGATTCACCCCGGACACGCTGCCGAAAACGTCATGGGATCTGAAGAACTTCCTCTGGGCGCCCAAGCTCGGGATGCGCGGCATCCAGCGGATCACCCTGCTCAAGGACATCATGGTGCTGTCCGCGGCCGGGGTCGGCGGTGGCTCGCTGGTGTACGCCAACACGCTGTACCAGCCGCCCGCCCCGTTCTTCGCCGACCCGCACTGGTCCGGGATCACCGACTGGGCGGCCGAGCTGGCGCCGCACTACGACCAGGCGTCCCGGATGCTCGGGGTGACCGAGCAGCCCACGATGACGCCGTCCGATGTGGTGATCAAGCAGGTCGCCGAGGACATGGGCGTCGGGCACACGTTCCGGAGAACCCCGGTCGGCGTCTTCTTCGGCGAGCCCGGCAAGACCGTGCCGGACCCGTATTTCGGGGGCGCCGGACCGGACCGCACCGGGTGCGTCGAGTGCGGCAACTGCATGATCGGCTGCACCGTCGGCGCCAAGAACCGGCTCGACGTCAACTACCTCTACCTCGCCGAGCGCAAGGGCGCGACGATCCACCCGGACACCGAGGTCACCGCGATCCGCCCGGACGGCGAGCGCTGGCGGGTGGAGACCCGCAACGGCACCTTCACCGCCGGCCAGGTGATCCTGTCGGCCGGGGCGCTCGGCACCCAGCGGCTGTTGCACGCCATGCGCGACACCGGGGTGCTCCCCCGGCTCTCCGCCCGGATCGGCTCGCTGACCAGGACGAACTCGGAGGCGCTGCTCGGCGCGGAGACCAAGAGGGTGCCGGCCGAGCCGTTCAGCAAGGGCGTGGCGATCACCTCGTCGTTCCACCCGGACGCGAACACCCACATCGAGCCGGTCCGATACGGCCCCGGCAGCAACTCGATGGGCCTGCTCTCCACGCTGCTGGTCGACGGCGGCGGCCGGGTGCCGCGCCCGCTCAAGTTCCTCTGGGAGTGCCTGCGCCACCCGGTGGTGCTCGCCTACTCGCTGTCCGCCCGCCGGTGGAGCGAGCGGACCATCATCGCGCTGGTCATGCAGACCCTGGACAACTCGCTGACGGTCCGCCGCACCAAGCGCGGCCGGCTGACCACCAGCCCCGGGCACGGCGACCCGAACCCGACCTGGATCCCGGTCGGGCACGAGGCGGTCCGCCGGATCGCCGACCGGATCGACGGCTTCCCCGGCGGCACCGTCGGCGACATCGTCAACATCCCGATGACCGCGCACATCCTGGGCGGGGCGACGATCGGCGCGTCCCCGGAGGCCGGGGTGATCGACCCGTACCACCGGGTCTACGGATATCCGGGACTGCACGTGGTGGACGGCTCGGCGGTGCCGGCGAACCTCGGGGTGAACCCGTCGCTGACCATCACCGCGATGGCGGAGCGGGCCATGTCGCTGTGGCCGAACAAGGGCGAGGCGGACCCGCGGCCGGCGGCCGGCACCGACTATCAGCGAGTGGAGCCGGTGCCACCGCGGTCCCCCGCCGTTCCCGCCCACGCTCCGACCGCGCTGCGCCTCGGCCCTACCCGCGTCGAAAGCTGACCGGCTAGCGTCCACATATGACGCTCACGGGGAAGACAGCGCTCGTCACCGGAGGTTCGCGGGGCATCGGGCGGGCGATCGTGCGCCGCCTGGCCGCGGACGGCGCCCGGGTGGTGTTCACCTATCGGTCCCGCACGGAGGCGGCCGACAGCCTGGTCGCCGAGTTCGGCGACCAGGCTGTCGCGGTGCGGTGCGACCAGGCCGACCCGGAGACCCTGCCGGCGATCTTCGAGCCGGTCCGGGACGGGCTGGACATCCTGGTCAACAACGCCGGGGTGGCCGACCACACGACGATCGCCGAGGTCACCCCGGCGGCGTTCGACCGGGTGCTGACGATCAACACGAAGTTCCCGCTGCTGGCGATCCGGGAGGCCGCGCCGCTGCTGCGCGACGGTGGCCGGATCGTCAACGTGTCGACGCTGAACACGGTGGTGTCCGGGCCGGGGATGGTGCTGTACTGCGCCAGCAAGGCGGCGCTGGAGCAGGTCACGGCGGTGGCGGCGAAGGAGTTCGGGCCGCGCGGGATCACCGTGAACACGGTGTCGCCCGGGGCGACCGACACCGACATGCTGCGCGGGGTGAACACCGCGGAGGGCATCGAGGGATCGGTGGCCCTCACCGCGCTCGGCCGGCTCGGGCAGCCGGCGGACGTGGCGGCGGTGGTGGCCTTCCTGGCCGGGCCGGACTCGGCGTGGGTGACCGGGCAGAACATCCGGGCCACCGGCGGCCTGCTCCTGTAGCGGATCCGGGCGCGTTCCGCGACGGGTGGCGAACATGGACGAACCGCCCCGGCACCGGAGAGTCGGCGACGAGGCGGCTCGGGTCTGATCGAGCGCCCGGTCCGCCTGGGAGCGCTCCCACGAGCCACGTTACAGGACATTCACGAGTTCGAAAAGAGTCGCTGGGCAGCCATTACCGGCCGGGGCGGCCACCCTCCGCTTACGGGTGGATGCGCAGCGGAATTGCGACATGCCAAGAGACGCAATTTGCAATAGCCATGGGGTGCGCGACACAATAATGCGACGACGACTAATCGCGGCACCCCCATCGCTCGCGTACAGCCGTCACCCGAATGACATCGCTGTAGGAGCGAACACGACATGGCCAAGCAGATAATTACCCTTCTGACCGACGACCTCGACGGCGGGGAGGCCGACCGCACTGTCGAATTCGGACTCGACGGCGTGAACTACACGATCGACCTGTCCGAGAAGAACGCCGGCAAGCTGCGCAAGGCTCTGGAGCCGTTCCTCTCCGCGGCCACCCGGCTGGGTCGTTCCGGCGTTGCTCCGACGGTTGCCCGGCGGGCCGCGCCGGCCGCCTCGAGCCGGACCAGCCGCGACCAGAATCAGGCCATTCGCGAGTGGGCGAACAAGAACGGATACTCGGTTTCCGAGCGTGGCCGGATCCCGAGCAACGTCGTCGAGGCGTACCACGCCAAGCGCTGATTGACCGCATGCCGTGAAACGGCGTCGCCGGACTGTCCGGCGGCGCCGTTTTCTCGTTCCCGTGCAGGTCAGGTGGGCGCCGGCGGTGTTCACAATCCGGGAACGGGGTGCCCGGGAACGCCCGCCGAACGATCCGGACCGCACGGTTCCCGAGATGACCATGGTCAATCCTCGGCCGGGTCAATCCCGGGCGGCGCGGCGCCGATCGGTGATCGGACCGGGTCGGCCGCGCCGGATGATCACCGGAATCGGGGGCCGCGGCATCGGGATCGACGCCACCCATTAGGTGCGGTTCCGAGCACCACGAAAATAGCCCGCGAACGCGCTGACCGGCGGGAAATCACCGGATGGTTCGGCGGGACGATGCCGTACCGGCCCGGCCGAAATGACCGATGCGCAAATCGGAACGCCGGGCCGGTACCGGTTCGGCCCGGCGGCCGGGCGTGACGGGTGATCCCGAAATCCGGGAGCGGCCGCTGCCGGGCGTACCGAAAACGGGTGGGCCGGCGGGCGTACCGAAACCGGGGAAACGGCCCGGACCGGGCGGCGGGCCCGGTGAAAAGCCGGACCGGAAACCCGGGGCCGCGGAATAGTTCCGGGAATCCGATTCGATCGTGCGACGCGGGGTACGGCTTGCGGCATGCGTGTGGTCATCGTGGGCGCGACCGGCAACGCCGGCACCGCGCTGCTGCGCCGTTTGCGCACCGAGCCGGACGTCGAGGCGATCGGCATCGCCCGGCGCACACCCCGGGACGGCGGCCCTTACGCCGACATGGAGTGGCACTCGGTCGACGTGGGGAGCGACGACGCCCTGGACCGGCTGACCCCGATCTTCGACGGCACCGACGCGGTGGTGAACCTGGCGTGGCAGATCCAGCCGAGCCACGACATCCGGCGGCTGTACCGGACGAACGTGCTGGGCAGCCGCACGGTCTTCCAGGCGGCGTTGCGCGCCGGGGTGGCCACGCTGGTGCACGCCTCCTCGGTCGGGGTGTACGCGCCGGGGCCGAAGTGGGCGTACGTGAAGGAGACCTGGCTGCGCACCGGGATCCCGGAGTCGTCCTACAGCCGGCACAAGGCGCTGGTCGAGAGGATGCTGGACGAGATCGAGTCGGATCACCCGACGCTGCGGGTGGTCCGGCTGCGCCCCGGGCTGATCTTCCAGCGGGACGCCGGGACGGAGATCGGCCGGTATTTCGCGGGGCCGCTGGTGCCGGCCCGGCTGCTGCGGTTCGGCTGGGTGCCGGTGCTGCCGGCGAACCCCGGGCTGCGGTTGCAGGCGGTGCACGCGGACGACGTGGCGGAGGCGTATCTGCGGGTGCTGCGGGCCGACGTGCGGGGCGCGTTCAACATCGCGGCCGGGCCGGTGCTCGATCCGGCGGTGCTGGCCAAGGCGTTCCACGGGGTGCCGGTGCCGGTGCCCGGGTTCGCCCTGGAGGGAGTGGCCGCGATCAGCTGGTGGCTGCGGATGCAACCGGTGGACCGGGGGTGGGTGAAGCTGGCCCTCAAGGCGCCGCTGATGTGCTGCGACCGGGCCGCTGAGGAGCTCGGGTGGGCGCCACGCAGGGACGCGGTGGAGGCGCTGCACGAGGTGGTGGCAGGGTTGGCGGAGCGGGCCGGGCGGCCGGAGAGTCCGCCGCTGGACGCGAGCGGGAGTCAGCCGGGGCGGCTCGGCGGGCTGTTGCGCGGACGGTTTCCGGGGACCGGTGACCCGTACTGATCACTTTCCGGGCACCGGAGACCCGTACTGATCACTTTCCGGGGACCGGAGACCCGTACTGATCACGCGGCGACCGTGGTGCCGGTCATCCAGGCCAGGACCTCGGTCGGGCCGAGCGGGCTGGAGAACAGGAACCCCTGCCCGAGCGGGCAGCCGAGCTGGACCAGCAGGTCCCGGTGCGCGACGTCCTCGATCCCCTCGGCCACGACCGTGAGCTGAAGGTTCCGGGCCAGGCTGACGATGCCGCTGACCAGGGCGAGCGGCTGCGGGCTGGTGACCATGTCGTCGATGAAGGTCTTGTCGATCTTCACGACGTCGATCGGGCGCTGGCGCAGGTAGCCGAGCGAGGAGTAGCCGGTGCCGAAGTCGTCGATGGCGATCCGGATGCCCATCTCGCGCAGCGTGCTCAGGTCGGACCAGACCCGCTGCTCGTCGTCCTTCATCAACAGCGTCTCGGTGATCTCCAGCATCAGCGACTGCGGCGGCACCCCGGTGTGGTGCAACGCGGTGCGCACCTGGTCGACGAATCCGGCCTCGCGGAACTGCCGGACCGAGACGTTGACCGTGACATAGGGCGCCTGGCCGGGCGGCAGGACCCGGCGCCACTCGGAGACCGTGCGCAGCGCCTCCTCCAGCACCCAGCGGCCCATCGGCACGACCAGGCCGCTCTCCTCGGCGACCTCGATGAACTGGTCCGGGGTGATCACCCCGCGCTGCGGGTGCGACCAGCGGACCAGCGCCTCGAAGCCCACCGCGACGCCCGAGGCCAGGTCCACGATCGGCTGGTAGTGCAGCAGGAAGTGGCCCTCGTTGACCGCGTGGTCGAGCGCCGAGCGCAGCTCCAGCCGCTCCACCATCTCGTCGTGCAGGTGCCGCTGATACCGCCGCCACTGGTTCTTGCCGGCCCCCTTGGCCACATACAGCGCCAGGTCGGCCTGGCGCAGCAGCTCGTCCGCGGCGCCCGCCTCCAGCGTGGTGGTGATGCCGATGCTGGCCACCGCGTGCAGCGGCTTGGCGTCGGTGACGATCGGGGCGGCCAGCGCGGCCAGGATCCGGTTCGCGGTCTCCTCCACCGCGCCCGGGTCGTTGACGTTCTCCACCAGCGCCGCGAACTCGTCGCCGCCGAGCCGGGCTGCGGTGTCGTCGGCGCGCAGCGAGCCGGCGATCCGGTGGGCCACCTCGATCAGCAGCTGGTCGCCGACCGCGTGCCCGAGCGTGTCGTTGACGATCTTGAAGTCGTCCAGGTCGATGAAGAGCACCCCGACCACCGAGCCGTCCCGGGCGCCGCGGGCCAGGGCGTGCTTCAGCCGGTCGTGGAACAGCACCCGGTTGGCCAGGCCGGTCATCGCGTCGTGGAACGCCTGGTGGGTCAGCTCGCGTTCGAGCTGCCGCTGCTCGGTGACGTCCCGCATGGTGACCACCAGGCCGGCCACGCTGTGGTCGGCGCGCAGATCCCGGCAGTGCATCTCGAGCAGCACCTCGGTACGCCCCGCCCCGACCGCCCGGAAGTCCAGCTGCCGCAGCTCGTCACCGCCCCGGACCGCCGCGAGCGCCTCGGCCAGCCGGCTCTCGTCGCCCGGGTGGATCACGTCGGGCAGCCGGTAGCCGGTCGGGTCGGCGCCGAAGACACCGAGGGCGGACGGGCTGGCGTACCGGATCCGGTCGTGCTCGTCGAGGATGGTGATCACGTCGGCGGTGTTCAGGATCAGCGTCCGGAAATACGCCTCGCTGTTGCGCTGGGTCACCTCGTGGCTGAGCGCGATCCGCTCCAGCGCCAGCGCGACCTGCCCGGCCAGCACCTCCACCGAGCGCTTCAGCTCGCGCAGCGCCCAGGCCGGCGCGCCCACGTGCAGCACGCCGACCAGCGGGTCGCCGGTCGGGCGGTCCTGCAACACCATCGGGCAGCGCAGCGTCTCGGCGAACTGGGTGAGCCGGACCGCGACCGCCCAGTCCACGTCCCGGGTCTGCACCAGCCGCGCCGCGGTGCCGGTGGCCCGGTCCACCGCGGCCTGCGCGGCCGCCTCCGGCGACAGCGGCTCGGACTGGGCGATGCTGATCGCCAGCACCACGCCGTGCGGCACGTCACCGGGCAGCAACTGGGCCACCGTGGTGCGGACCGCCAGCCCGACCGCCTCGGCGTCGGCCGCCGAGACCAGCGCCGCCGACGCCTCGCGCAGCGCACGCTCCCGGGCCATCGCCTGCCGGTGGCTGGCCATGATCCCGGACATCCGGGCCAGCACCAGCATCAGCATCAGCAGGCTCAGCACCGCCACCAGGAACAGGCCGGCGACCTGGCTGTCCTGGAACATCTTGACCATCAGCACGGTCGGCGCGGCCAGCGCGGCGACCGCGAGCAGGGCGAGCCGGCCCCGGCTGGTCTCGGCGGCCGGCGCCGACGACGCCCGGGTCAGCTCGGCCATCGACGGGATCAGCGCGGCCGTCCCGGCGGTGGCGTACAGGGCGAGCTGGCCGTACGCCGAGGTCCGGAACACGTCGGCCACCAGCATCGCGCCGGTCCCCGCGCCCAGCCAGTACCCGGAGGCCACCAGGCGGCCGGGCACCGTGGCCAGCCGGATCAGCAGGCCGAGGCAGAGCAGGTCGGCGACCGGGAGCAGCTGCTCCAGCCCGTTGACCGTCACGTCGGACATCCGCGGGCCGATCACGAACGTCCAGATCAGCAGCGCCACCCCGGAGGTGACGATGGCCGCGTCCAGCAGGCCCGGCACGTCCCGCGACGAGCCGGTGCGGCGGCGGACGAAACCGGCCAGCGCGACCGCCAGCACCAGGTAGGAGCAGAGCAGCAGGCCGGTGCCGACCGCCTCCAGCCAGAGCAGCCAGTTGGTGATGAACGAGGGTGCGTTGCCGATCGCGGCGCCCAGCCCGGAGAGCCCGGCCGCGCCGGCCAGCAGCCACCAGGGCACCCGGTCGTCGGGCGCGCTGCGGTAGGTCCCGATCAGGACGGCGACCAGCGCGGACAGACCGCCGGCCAGGATCAGCCAGCCGTGCAGGGCGGGCTCCAGCGAGTAGACGACGCCGAGAACCACGATCCAGGCGCCGAAGAGGGCGGCCGGCCACCGCGTCGGCATCCGTTTCCCTCCCGCCGTCTCCGTCGCCTCACTGTTCGGCTCCGGGATCACCGTTCTGAGGGAAAGGGCACAATCGTCGGGTGCTACTCGATTTCGTACGCGCCCACACGCTCCTGGCGCCGGTCCCGTTCGTCCCGGAGATCAACCTCCGGCAGGCCGAGGAGCCGATCGCGCTCTGGGAGGCCACCGAGGCCGGCGGCGCCGAGCAGCCGCCGCCGTTCTGGGCGTTCGCCTGGGCCGGTGGGCAGGCCCTCGCCCGGCACCTCCTGGACGAGCCGGACCTGGTCGCCGGGCGCAGCGTGCTCGACCTGGCCACCGGGTCCGGGCTGGTCGCGGTCGCGGCGGCGAAAGCGGGGGCGCGGCCGGTGGTGGCCAACGACATCGACCCGCTGTCGCTGGCCGCGGCGGCCGCCAACGCCGCGGACAACGGGGTGACGGTGGAGACGGTCGAGGCCGACCTGCTGGACACCGACGACCGGTACGGCGTGGTGCTGGCCGGCGACGTGTTCTACAGCCGGGAGATGGCCGGGCGGGTGCTGCCGTATCTGCGGCGGGCGGCCGGGCGGGGCTCGCTGGTGCTGGTCGGGGACCCGGGGCGGGCGTACCTGCCGGAGGGGCTGGTGCTGCGGGCCACCTATGACGTGCCGGTGATCGAGGCGCTGGAGAGCTGTGCGGTCCGGCGTACCTCGGTCTGGCAGGTGGTCAGCTGAGCAGGGCGGCGAGGGCGTGACCGTCCTCGACGACCACGTCCGGCTCGCCGTGCTCACCGGGGCTGTCGGAGCGGCCCGACGGCATCAGGATCGCCCGCGCGATGTCGGCCCGGCGCGCGCAGACGACGTCCCGCTGCCGGCTGTCCCCGACGAACCAGCAGTCGGCGGGCGCCACCCCCAGCGCGTCGGTGGCCCGCCAGATCATCTGCGGGTTGGGTTTCCGGACGCCGGCCTCGTCGCTGTAGACCTGCGCCGCGAAGTAGTGACCGACCCCGGCCTCGGCCAGGAAGTCGCGGTGCGCGGCGCCGCTGAGCGTGTTGCTGACCACGGCCATCGGGACGCCGGCCGCGGAATACGCCGCCAGCGCCTCCGGGATGCCGGGACGCAGCTTCCAGTCGTCGCGCCGGGCCCAGTCGTAGCTGAGCCTGGTGACCGCGCCGCGGACCGGCACCGCCGCGGCCGGCGGCCAGCCCGCGATCACGAAACGCTCCCAGACCTCGGCCTGGGGCAGCTCGTCCGGGTGGTCCTCGTCGCGCCAGCGGGCGTACGCGGCGGCGCCGTCGACGAGCGCCCGCTGGATCTGCCCCGGTTGCAGCGCACCCTTGGTCAGGTTGTAGATCCGCAGGACCAGCTCGGGCGGCGCGGCCCGGAACGGTCCCGTCCCGTCGGCCAGCACCCCGCCGAAATCGAGGAGCAGCGCAGCCGGGATCACCGTTGCCCCAGCGTCCACGCGCGCACACCCCCCACGATGCCGGCCGTGTTCGGCACCACCACCACGTCGTCG
Above is a genomic segment from Actinoplanes ianthinogenes containing:
- a CDS encoding class I SAM-dependent methyltransferase, whose protein sequence is MLLDFVRAHTLLAPVPFVPEINLRQAEEPIALWEATEAGGAEQPPPFWAFAWAGGQALARHLLDEPDLVAGRSVLDLATGSGLVAVAAAKAGARPVVANDIDPLSLAAAAANAADNGVTVETVEADLLDTDDRYGVVLAGDVFYSREMAGRVLPYLRRAAGRGSLVLVGDPGRAYLPEGLVLRATYDVPVIEALESCAVRRTSVWQVVS
- a CDS encoding HAD family hydrolase, producing MDAGATVIPAALLLDFGGVLADGTGPFRAAPPELVLRIYNLTKGALQPGQIQRALVDGAAAYARWRDEDHPDELPQAEVWERFVIAGWPPAAAVPVRGAVTRLSYDWARRDDWKLRPGIPEALAAYSAAGVPMAVVSNTLSGAAHRDFLAEAGVGHYFAAQVYSDEAGVRKPNPQMIWRATDALGVAPADCWFVGDSRQRDVVCARRADIARAILMPSGRSDSPGEHGEPDVVVEDGHALAALLS